A window of Garra rufa chromosome 6, GarRuf1.0, whole genome shotgun sequence genomic DNA:
AAATTATTAGCTTACAAACTACAGTAATACATAAATTCACAGAATTTAACTCACTAAATCCTTTGTGTTAAATAGGAATTCATGTGAATGTTCTACTGCCTACAGGTTCAGTGTTTACCAACAAGCCTCTGAACTGTGTTGCCAATGGAAACATGTTACGGCTACTGGTGGAGGCACATGACAGTGGTGACCCAAGCCTATTTAGTGTCACTTCTGTGGACATAGAGGTGGTGGACTTTAATAATAATGCCCCGTTGTTCACGCTGAACTCATATGAGGTGAGTGTTCCTGAGGATGTATCTGTTGGAAGCACTCTCCTCACTCTCTTAGCAGAGGACAAAGACTACTCAAATAAAAACACCCATTTGGAGTACGCAATCATAAGTGGAAATGACCAGAGGCGGTTCTGCCTTGAAGTTGTTAGCCTTCCAGGTGAAGCCCAAAGTCGAACTGTTGGCCAAATAGTGCTCTGTGATACTTTGAACCGAGAGGCCACAGACACTTACTCATTGACTGTGACTGTAACAGACAGGGGAACCCCTCCCCTGAACACCTCAGCTGTGGTATCAGTCAAAGTCCTTGATATTAATGACAATGCACCTGTTTTCAGTAGTCCAGAGTACCATGCACAGGTCACTGAGAACAGCCCCTTAGGTACAGCCCTTGTCCACGTCTTTGCCTATGATCCTGATCTAGGGGCAAATGGGACCGTAACATACAACATCATCTCAGGTAACAGCAGAGGACTGTTCAGAGTGGATTCTGCAACAGGCATCCTTGAAGTTAATGGTACACTAGACTATGAAAAGGACACCAAATTTACCTTAACAGTCCAAGCATCAGATAGTAACCCAAGTGACAAAAAAGTATCTTTTGCCGTTGTTTACATTATTGTACAGGATGAGAATGACAATTCCCCGTTCTTCATGTTCCCCACCTACAACTGCTCGGTGCCTGAGAACCTGCCAGCTTTTACCCATGTGTGCACAGTACATGCTGTTGATGAAGATGCAGGAACCTTCGGACTACTTACTTATTCAATTTTAAACCCCTGTTTCGTGGATTATGACAGTAGCAACCCAGACAAGAAAGAAGCCTTTGGTATTGATCCTCTTACTGGAGACATCCACACAAAACAGACATTTGACTATGAAGGAGAGAGTGAATTCTGCTTTGTGGTAGAGGTACATGACAAAGGAGATCAAGTGGCAACCTTGCGAGTACGAATCGAAATTGAAGGCATTGATGAGTTCAGCCCCATCTTCACCCAGAATGTGTACCATTTTTCTTTGCCAACCAATGTCAAGGTTGGCCAAAGTATAGGCCAGCTGATGGCTATGGATCATGACGGTGGTCTGGATGGTTTAGTGGAGTATTCTTTAATCAACCCATCCCAATTTTTCAGTGTCAACAAAACAACTGGCTACTTATATATCTCAAACTCTGTGTATCAGAGAAGAAGCCCCATCTCAAATGAGACAATAGAGGACCTGATTGTTCTAGCAAGCAGCCCAAAACTAGACTCCAAGACATCAACGTGCCATGTAGTTGTGAACATATCTAGTTCAGCAAAGGCACTGACAAGTGTTGATCTCAATGTCCACATTGCCAGTCTCACTGTGTCATTGATAGTGTTCCTCCTACTTATAATAAGCTTTATTTACATTGTTCTAAGGTACAGATTCAAAGAGAAAACTGTAAAGACAGCAGCTTCCTTATCTGCTAACCTCAACCACGAGTCTGACTCTTTAGAAACAACAGATGAGAACCTTCACAGCAGTGGTATTAACCTCCAAGATTTACAAGAACCATTCAACATGTGGGGAAGAATGGATATTCCAAATACTTCAAGAAACTCAAACTCAAAGACCTCAAGTGGAAGAGGATCTACTGAGGAAGAAACTACAGAAGATCAAGAGATCAAAATGATCAACAAGTTTGCATGTTTTAAACAGCTCAGCTCTGTCACAGCGCAACAAGCACCATCAAGAGTCTCAGACTCAGGGATCCCTGGGGACTCAGACCAGCTCTCCTTCCACTCGGTAGATGAAGACCCATCTTCCAGTTCCAATATAGGCATAGTCCAAATAGTGGACATGCCCAGTTCTGAGAGTCTCCATAATTTTAAGGATGAAGGAGGGGGTGAGGGAATGCTCCCTCAGGTGGTCAACATGAAGGAAGTGGAGGAAGTCATGAGAAGGTGCATGTCTATGTATGATGACCAAGGTTTAGTCGAGGGCTCACTCACCAATCTGATTTCCTGTGAGGAACAGCTACATGGAAGCTACAGTTGGGACTACTTTCTTAACTGGCAGCCACGCTTCCAATCTTTGGCCTCTGTTTTTACAGACATTGGGATGCTTCCAGATGAAGGAATGAGGGCCAGAGATGTGCAACCAGAGACTCAGAGCCTTCTACGCCCACCTCCTCTTATCACAGCAGTTGCCCAGCCAGGAATACGTGCTGTTCCTCCCAGAATGCCCTATAGAAAATCACCACTGGTCAGATTGCCCACATACAATAAGACTCACACTAGAAACACAGAGTTGACCCATTCAGCAATGACTCCTAGTTTCTCCCCATCTCTGTCAGTACTTACCATTAGGACACCCAGTTCCTCTCCAGTGGTCTCAGAAACAGGTTTGGGATCCTACACAAAAATTGCAACACTGCCAAGAGACATCTTGGATGAAGCAGAGATTCAAGTGTAATCTTATATtctaaatattttagtttttttttgttttttttttaaataatgtaaaaataatcaCTACTTTAAGTTACAATGTGCTTTTGTGTTTTAGTGTAATATTTGAATTGTAGTGTTTAAAAAATGGATTTATTGTATGAATCAAGATGACTGTAAagactgttattttatttttgataaataatgGTAACAACCAAAAGTTATAACCataatacaacaaacaaacatttgTATAAAGTtagctttttattgtttttattgcttATTCAGTTAAA
This region includes:
- the LOC141336917 gene encoding protocadherin-23-like; amino-acid sequence: MRAAPLGEERFSPQFMVPVLPRGPQEIEMNSAVSYSLLPGPGYELFTIDSHTGQISTSTRLDREIQSSFTLRVQAEDSGTPSLSSTATVLCSVLDDNDNAPEFFQSDLHLVIPENLPPGVIHIFQASDVDNGLNGTIHYFIEDDEEYFSIDAVTGAVSTTRILDREERSNYSLLITAADHGHPPLSSTALLHITLSDENDNSPSFARKSYRSSISEGLPAGSEILHLIAWDPDEGPNGAVTFSLDEENSGNFYVDGSTGVIRLTKPLDRETRSQHVFRAVATDSCSQGPRSSVATVTIQVEDINDNPPVCINKPMRVSVSSVTTRPSRPIVMVTAQDPDQGDNGTVVFSLAEEDEMFQVDKSGAVRLKAPLNNEVYGTKLLRIRAADLGRPSLTSSCLLLIQLNSEEPPLQFTEELYEVTMPENSKTGSWVANVVAHDQTADEGMIKYSIFSGNENEAFTINPITGDITVREQRLMDFEVQRKIYLVVLAENGHQTAYTRVAVNLQDINDNTPVFKQSYYRTAVWEGQIHNTYVMQVLATDSDSGVNGQISYYIVDGNHNNAFVIDSVRGILATNAVLDREIVSSYKLILQAKDMGSPPLTGTCTIRVQVVDVNDNSPTIPSSEPVTIAENLPVGYIVTQVTANDVDLSPSATYRIIEKNQTSRSFSIDQYSGVITTTKSLDYEDQAVYTLRVEASDSVHQTEAELSIQVLDVNDNPPVFSQESYKVVLLEQTLEDSFVVTVSATDKDSGQNGRISYRLLSSPVRGFYIDPDNGSVFTNKPLNCVANGNMLRLLVEAHDSGDPSLFSVTSVDIEVVDFNNNAPLFTLNSYEVSVPEDVSVGSTLLTLLAEDKDYSNKNTHLEYAIISGNDQRRFCLEVVSLPGEAQSRTVGQIVLCDTLNREATDTYSLTVTVTDRGTPPLNTSAVVSVKVLDINDNAPVFSSPEYHAQVTENSPLGTALVHVFAYDPDLGANGTVTYNIISGNSRGLFRVDSATGILEVNGTLDYEKDTKFTLTVQASDSNPSDKKVSFAVVYIIVQDENDNSPFFMFPTYNCSVPENLPAFTHVCTVHAVDEDAGTFGLLTYSILNPCFVDYDSSNPDKKEAFGIDPLTGDIHTKQTFDYEGESEFCFVVEVHDKGDQVATLRVRIEIEGIDEFSPIFTQNVYHFSLPTNVKVGQSIGQLMAMDHDGGLDGLVEYSLINPSQFFSVNKTTGYLYISNSVYQRRSPISNETIEDLIVLASSPKLDSKTSTCHVVVNISSSAKALTSVDLNVHIASLTVSLIVFLLLIISFIYIVLRYRFKEKTVKTAASLSANLNHESDSLETTDENLHSSGINLQDLQEPFNMWGRMDIPNTSRNSNSKTSSGRGSTEEETTEDQEIKMINKFACFKQLSSVTAQQAPSRVSDSGIPGDSDQLSFHSVDEDPSSSSNIGIVQIVDMPSSESLHNFKDEGGGEGMLPQVVNMKEVEEVMRRCMSMYDDQGLVEGSLTNLISCEEQLHGSYSWDYFLNWQPRFQSLASVFTDIGMLPDEGMRARDVQPETQSLLRPPPLITAVAQPGIRAVPPRMPYRKSPLVRLPTYNKTHTRNTELTHSAMTPSFSPSLSVLTIRTPSSSPVVSETGLGSYTKIATLPRDILDEAEIQV